CGGATTCATGAAAGAAAACTCAAAATCTCTGCCCGGACCGCCGTAAGTTGCCATTTCAGTGAATCCGATTTGGAAATTCGGTCTGATCATTAAATCCAGTCGATGCCCGACTAAAAACTTGCGGCAATTTGGGATCAAACTGTCCGGTTTTTCGAAACTGGCGCCGGTCAAATCTTCGAGTTGGGCGAAAATCATGGAAAAGCGAAATGTTTTCGCCGTGTACTGAAAAAGGGCGTGATCGTAGCTGTAGGGATTGTCGGAAAGAATGAGACTGTAATCATTCACCGGCCCCCAGTTGCGCTTGGTTCTGCCGATGAAAAAATTGAAGCGATTGAAATTTAAATTCAGGTAGGCTTCGTTGATTCTACCGTAGAGCCAGTTTTCGGATTCCGACAGATCTCCGGCGAAATGGGGATCGCGTTTGTAATTTTGATCGAATGTAGTGAGATTCCCGATGGTAAAATTTTTGGAATGATAAAAAAATCCGCCCTCGGCACGAGTGCGATTGAGGAAAACTTCATCGCGTTTCAGATGATCACTGGCGCGAAGGATGAATTTGCTGCCCGAATTTCCCAGCCATCTCTTCCAGCGAACGTGAAAATAGTCTGCCCCAGTTTCCTGAACTTTTTCCGAAAAAATTTGAGAAAAAGTGTACGGCTGCTGCAGAACAAAATCCGGCGTAAAACTCCCGCGGTTGATTTCATAATCCAAAAAGTGATAGATGAAATCATCCAGCGGGAAATAACTGCCATTGGACTGAGCAAAAGCGGGAATGGCAAGCCATAAAAAAAGCATCTGCAAAAGCAGCAGACACTTTTTTGCTTTTTTCAAAAGAGTCAGATTTTTCAAAAAATTTATCGCCATAAATTCAACTTACAAACTACGCGCTTTTTTGAACAAAATATTAAACACCGCTTTGGTAAAATATTTAACGTCTGTGACGAACGGCTGTTTCATTTTTTGTGCCAGATATTCGCGCTCCGAGGCAACAATTTCATCAAAATTTTTCGGCAAATCCGCGTAATACGGGGGAAACAGACCGGGTTTGAATTTCACCCGCAGATTTTTCAAATCATCGGGATAAAGGTTAAAGTACTGCTCGCTCAAAGCACGCACGCCAACCAACGCCAAATCGCCCCGAATAAAATTTACCAATTGCGGCAATTCATCCAGCCAAAAGCGACGCAAGACTTTTCCCCATTCAGTCACGCGAAAGTCTTGCTTAAATTTACCGTTTTCCTGAAGATTATTTTTCTGAAAAACATATTCCTGTAAAAATTCAGAGTACGGGTGCATGGTGCGAAATTTTCGAATGTACACCGGTTCGCCATTGAGTCCCACGCGGTTCAGCTTAATCACTGGCCCATACGACGGATCCCGAACCAAAGAAGGATTTTTGTTGCATTGAACGATAAAGTAAAGTCTGGTGTTAATTTCTCTCGTCGCAATAATTTTGAATCCGCAAAAACTCAGTCGGCCCAGGGTCTCCGCTTTTGACAAAACCCTATTTTTACCTTTAGTCAGGAAAAAGTACAACTTTTTGAAAACAGGTAATTTAGGAATGATGCGCCGCACGATAAAATCAATCGGATAAATCACCCGAGCGAACAAAATCGGAAATTTTTTAAAAATACTTTTCCGATGCGTCTCAATTGTGTCCACAACGCCGACGAAAAAACCGCCGTTGTAAATTTTCCGGTGCACCGCGAGAAAATATTTATTGAGATAACGGAAATCATTCACCCGATGCAAATTAATAATCAAGTCCAGCGTTTGATTCTCCAATACCTCAATGTTATAAGCAGTGTGAGTGTTCAAGACTTTTAACGAATTGGCGTCAATATTCTCCAACGGGACGTGAGCCTCGATGAATCTAAATAGCTGTCGATGCTCTTTCAAATAGTAACGGCGCAATTTCTCTGTTGCCGGAAGACCTATGCGATTTTTGGATTTGGTCGTTTCGCTCAAAGACAGAGCCGGCGGTTCCTGCCCGGCGAAGATCACCTCTTTCACCTCGCTGATCGTATGCACATCATTGACGCGCTGAAGTTCCGACCAATCAAGATAATAGAGAAAATAAAATGCCAGCTCCGCGCCAAACCAGAAGACAAATGTTCCAAAAATCTGTATCCTTGACAAATAAAAAAGATGAAACGCGTAAACAGTAATCGCGGTCAGAGAAAAAATCATGAAGAACGACTTGATGTACGGCGCAATCGCATAATAAATGTTCTGATGATTTCGGACTTCAAATTTGCCAGTAAAAATGCCCGTCAAAAACCACAGACCATAGCTCAACCAGAGAAGATTTTGATACTCAGGTAAAAGTCCTAAAACCCCTCGTTTGTAATAATGAAACGCAAAAAAAGAAATGGTCAACATTATAAAATCAGCAAGAAACAGGAAGTAAGAAAAATGGTGCTGCTTGACAAGATTCGTCGGGAAGTGCAAACGCGGTTCCGGCATACGTCTTTTTGTCACAACTGAATAAATAGTAAATGCGAACGTTTCAGACAGAAAAAGAACAGATACCGTCCCAAATGTCTGAACTCGCGACAAATCATGAAGACCGCCGAGCACCATCAAACTGGCGAGCAGAAACAACACCGCCACATTGGATTTTAACAATGACGAAATTCCCGTATGATAGGAACGATAGGTCTCTCTCTCGAATTTCTGAAATAAAAGGGAGACAACAAACCACACGCCGGAGAGAAGCAAAAAAAACGACACATACCGATCGGACACCATAAAGGAATTTTGTCTAAAAAAATTCAACAGTAAAACGGAAAAAATAACTAATCCGAAGTTAAGAAAAAAAGCAGCTATCCGAAATAGTTTGCGTTTCGATTCATAATTCTGTCTCAGGTCATATTCTTCATAAAATTTTTTCTTGCTCTCATTATAGCTACCGGGAGCCTGATAAACCGCGCTTTCCGTTGCAACGTTCGGATAGATGCGTTTCCGGGTTACTTGGGATGTCTGGTGTGGGTCCACGGCCAAATTCCTTTCTTGAAGTTTTTCTCAACTAGAGACAGACCAATTCAATTTTTTGAATATGGACATTTGATGTATGACCCCCCAGGTGAAAATATTTTGTTAAATTGGTAAATTTTCCTTGGTGCCGAAGCTGAGCAAAAAGTTGTTAAAAAAATCACTACCATCTCTTAATGTCAGACATTAATGAAGTCGTCTTTATTTACAAGCATTGCATATCTGTGACATTTTAAAAATCAATAATTTAAATCGGTCAATGATTAGCAAATTTTATACCAAAATCAAAATCGCTTTTTTGATTTTCTCCCGATGAATATAATTCATTGTAATTATTTACTTTGAAAGGTTAACTTATTGTTATTTTAGAGGTTAAGTTTTACGCCGGAAATTTAGTGTTCAGTTTTGAGGTACATATTTAAAAATCAGTGGCTAAAAACAGATCACCTTGTGGCAGAAATGATACACTACCGTCTCAAAAGTGTAACATTATGCGTCACTTTGATAAGTTTTCTCGAATTTCCTACATATTGTCGTTTTGAAAAAAATAGATTTGCCCGATAAATTTGAGCAGGATTTCAGATGGCAGTGATGGGTGAGCGGTTAGTGGAATCCAGGATTAATGATTGACGATTTTCGATTGCGGATTGACGATTACGACTTGCCACATTAAAAGTCACAGATATTACATAAAATTTGCCTTTCTCCTCAATTTTTGAAAAAATCTCTTGACAAATATCCATTTTTTTGGTAATTTTGACATAGAATCTACTACTACATCGGTAAAATTAGCGCACTCTGCTTTCTGATTTTTTTTCAACTTTTGCCGTTTTTCTTTTGGCAAATCAAATGAAATATGACAATCCGAATAAGGTCTCCATTTTATTGCAAAACATTTCAGTTCTTTTTCCATTTTTGCCCAACAACAGCATTCTCAACAATCTATCCGGAGCAAGCATGAGACGTGCGAATCGGAAATCTCTCAAGATCGTTTTTACCAAAGCAGAGATTTTTAGATAATAATCAATCAAAAAATTCTTTGTTAAAAAAAAGAGGGAGGGTATTGCCATGAAAAAAATTTCTCTGTTCGTACTGACGGCGTCCGTCATTATTTTTCTGTTTATTCCTTTGCGCGCGAAAGCTCAACAAGACAAAGGAAGTTCGCTTTTTAAAAAAATTCGCGAAAAACAGAGCGTCAGCAAAACCTTCATCCCGATGGGCAAAAAACGGCTTTCGGAAAACGTGAAACAGAGAATCTTCAACAAAATGGCTGAACAAAGGATGGCAATCAGAAGAATGCAACCGGCGGAAAAACACTATTCCAAAATCAAAAAAAATTTTAACCCAAATCAAAAAGCCTTGGGCAGCGGCGTCATTTCCGGCTTTGTTTTTGAACAGGACGGAGTAACGCCTATTCAGCATCAGGTTACGATCGAAGTTTTTGACGATGCGGTGAGTTATGCCGGGATTGATTTTGTCGACGATTACGACAACTACTACGAAATAACGGATTTGGAAACTGGCGATTATTACGTTTGGGCGGTTTCTGGCAATTACATCGATGAATTTTATGACAACGCAGCCAACTTTTCGGATGCTTCGCTGGTTCACGTTCAGAACGGTCAGGTGACGGCAAACATTAATTTCAGCCTTCAGCCCAATACCGTAGGGGTTGGCGCGATTTCAGGTAATGTGACAGCTCCCAACGGCTTACCGGAATCCAACTGCATTATCGAAATTTATGGCGAAAATCAGAATTATCAAGGGTCCGAATCTGTAAACGCTAACGGAGACTACCTTCTTTCAAGTTTGGCTGCCGGAAATTATAAATTACTTTTGCGATACTACGGAGACCAAAATTACGCCAGCGAATGGTACGAGAATGCCTCCAACTTTTCTGACGCCACTTTCATTTCAGTGACAGAGGGTGATACGATAAAACATGTTGACTTCGTACTTGACTGGGGCGGCTGCATCGCCGGGAAGATTGTTAGGCCGGATGGGTCTCCTTTGGAACAATACGATTATGTAAATTTAACTGTATATGATCTGGATTACAATTGGGTAAACTCTTTTCCCGTAGATGAATCAGGTAATTTCAATATTTCACAACTTCAAACAGGCTCATACAAGTTGCAATTTGAGTACGACGGAATGAATAATTTCTTTGGCGGCTGGTACCTGGAGGCAAATAATTTTGAATCAGCGACTCCGATAAATGTTACTGCTGGCGATACGGTCAAAAATATTATTTTTACATTAAGAGAAGCCGGAGCAATCTCCGGCAGAGTGACCGGGCCTAACGGCGCGCCAATTGAGTGGGAAGTTGAAATTACCGCTTATGACCAAACAAACGAGGAAGTGGGTTTTTCGCAGAGCGAAGAAAATGGTTTTTATTCCATTAGCAGCCTTCCCAGCGGCAAATATAAATTATTTGCAGAATATACATCCATGTACGCCGCTAACATCATTCAAACGCCCGCCAGCGAATGGTTCGATGGCGTTTATGATGAAACTTTAGCCGCCTGGGTGGACGTCACTGCCGGCGATACCACTAAAAATATCGATTTCACTCTTGAAGCCGGCGGTGTGATCAAAGGAAATGTTTACTCGCCGGAAAATGCTTTGCTTGATTATAGCGGCACAGTAACTGCTTACGACTCAACCGGCAAATTGATCAGGCAAGGAATTAACGCCAATCTGGGAATGTATATGGTCGCCGGATTACCGACCGGATCATATAAACTATATTTCATCTATAATGGCGAGCAAAATTATCTGAACGAATGGTACGATGGAAAATCAAATTTTCTCGCCGGCGATGACGTTAATGTTATTGCCGGACATTGGACCTCGGGAATTGACTTCACTCTGGACTATGTCAGTGGCTTTAAGGGGATGATCAAGGATGCCTCGGGCAATGCACTCACTGGAGAGACGCACTATGTGCTCGTTTATCTGATAGATCCACAGACCGAAGAGTTTGCGGAAGGAGATGTCGCCAATGAATTAGGCGGATACAATTTTAAATTACACGGAGTCAGCTACAAAATTGCCGCTTGTTCAGGATACGGAAACTGGATGAGTGAAGACGATTCTCTTTCGCTCACTTTTTATGGGCAAGGTCATAGCTTGAATGACCCGAATACCGAAACAGTCGCCATCATCCCTGATTCCATAATTGGACTCGACGACATTACGATGCAAAAAGCAACCGGTTCAATTTCCGGAAAGGTTTTTGTCCCAATAACCGATGAACTGATGACTGAAGGCATCTACTACATCTTTGCCTTTGACGAAGACGGATGTCTGGCAAAATTTTCTGCTTTTGAAGATGAATCAGGACCTATCAATGGCTCCTACGCAGTAAAAGGTTTACGGCCCGGTAACTACTATTTATTAGCGCTGGCGCAATCACAGAATTTCGGCGTAACCATTTGGGCGACGGCGCAATGGTATGGTGATATTTTCTGGAATGGTTCGATCGAATTTCTTTCACCCAAAATGGAGATTCCGCAGGGCGCTGTGCCCATTACTGTCGGAACTGGCGATACGCCTAATATTGATTTTCATTTATCCATGCCAACAGATGTTCCCTCAAAGTCACAGCCACAAGTGGCAAAGCAATATCGTCTGAGACAAAACTACCCCAATCCATTCAATCCGGAAACTACAATTCAATATGAGATTCCCAAAGCGACTCACGTTGAATTGTCCATTTACAACTTATTGGGGCAAATGATTCAGACATTGGTTGACAAAAAACAATCGGCCGGAAGCTACAAATTGCGCTGGAATGCCAGCAATTTGCCGTCGGGAATTTATTTCTATCACTTGAAAACAAAGGATTTCGTCAAAACGCGCAAGTGCTTATTTTTGAAATAAAGGCCCAAAGTGTACTCCATCTTTAAGGTGGAGTACACTTTATAAACTACGCTTGTTTACTTCGTTCCTTTTTCCATCATTTTCAAAAATTTATCTGCCCCCACAAAACCGATTGCGCGCAAATCCTTCACTTCATTTCCGTTTTTGTCAATGAAAATAAACGTCGGCATGCCGGTGACGCCCCAGTGAGCCTTGAATTTCTTCACTGTTTCATTCGGTTTGGTGCAGTCGATTTTTATCATGGTAAATTCTTTAGCTTTTTCAATGACTTTTTTATCGGAAAAAGTCTTTCTATCCATTTCTTTGCAGGGTGCACACCAGTCAGCGTAAAAGTCAAGAAAAACCGGTTTCCCGGGAGCAGCCAGTTGCTCCACAGTTCCCTGCTCGTAATGAATCCAGTTTATACCAGCTTTTTTCTCTGTCAGACTGCTATTGACCAGAAAAATACCAAGAAGAATCACTAAAATCCCGAAAATTCCTCTGCCAATCTTAAAATTCTTCGTGTAGCCAGGCGCATGATCCAGAAATCCTAACAGCAAACCGCCAAAAATTGCCAGCAAACCGAAAAAGAAGTTGCTCATGTTCGGCACATGTTTCGCCTGCGGCAAAAAGAAATACAGCGCCACGCCTACAAGCAACACGCCGAATAGCTTCCTGATCCAGACCATCCACATGCCGGATTGTGGGAGTTTATTCAACAAACCGGAAAATGTCGCCAAGAACAAATACGGCACACCAAGACCAAGTCCCATCACAAAAAATAGCAATGTGCCTTTGGCGACAATGCCCAATTTTGCCACGAGACCAACGAGTCCGATAATAATTCCGGCAGCGCACGGCGCAATCACTACACCAACGGTCAGACCCATCACGAGCGCTCCGATATTTCCCTCGCGCGATTTTCCCAGCGACGACGACAGCCAGGCAGGAATGGTAATTTCAAACGCGCCAAACATGCTCGCCGCCATCGCTAAAATGATCACTGTTACCGCAATGACAAACCAGGAACTTTGAAACAAAAATCCCCATTGCTTGCCGGCAAGCCCGGAAATCAGACCCAAAGCGGCAAAAACAAGGGCAATTCCCACCACGTAAAACAGCGCCATCACAAACGCGGAACCTTTTGAGCGGCCGCTTTGGCCGCCGAAATAGCCGACAGTCAAAGGAATGACCGGGTAAACGCACGGCGTCAGATTAATCGCCAGCCCGAAAATGAAAAAAGCGAGTATCGCATACGGCAGACCTTTTTCCAGCACACGTTTTGCGCGCAACTCATCTGAAGTGAATTCGACCGCTTGTTCCGGCTGCTCTTGTTTCACAATTTCACCGGCGACGATCGACGCGTTTGATGCTTGCTCCCCGGGTGTTGCTGCCACTGCTTTTACTTCAGCGGCTGCCCCTTTTTTTTCTGCAACGAAAATCGGAACCGCAAAATTCAATGTTTGGGGAGCGAAACAATTCACGTCATTGCACGCTTGAAAACTGAAACTTCCCTTGATAATTTGTTTCCCGATAGTGACTGCCTGCGTGATTTCAGCCGATGTTTTTACGGTAATTTTTCCCTCGTAAACTGAAAGCGGTTCTTCTGAAAAAGAAAACTTTGCTTCTTTCGCCTTCGGATATTTGGTCTCCCCGAAATTCACTCCTGCGATTGGCTCAAACTTAACCACGGTAGGAATGAGGTACTCTTCGGTAGGCTTGTTGGAATTGATGTGAAATTCCGGCTCAATAGTCGCGACAACCTCGATGGCAGTCGCACTTGCCGGGAAAACGGTGTCCGGCACTGCCTTCGCAGTAACAGTAACAATTTTTACGTCAAAAGGATTTTGAGCAATTAAATTATTCTCTCCGACGAATAACAACAACAGAATCAGTCCAGTTACAAAAAATTTACTTTTCATGAGCCTCTCCGTCCTATTTACTACTTGATTTTGATGATTATTTTACTCATATTTATTCTTGCAGTTCCTTGCGGTGGATTTAGATGCTGACTATTTTAGCGAGATTCGCTGCTCAAGCGATTTCTGTTTTGTCAACAAAACAATTGAAATGGGAATAAGCCATGCCTCGAAAAAAATTACTATTGATCACAACTGGCGGCACCATCGCCATGAAAAGAGACACTCATTCGCAAATCATCGCTCCGGCAGCCAGCGGAGAAGAACTGTTAGCGTCAGTGCCGGGGATCAAAAAATACGCGGACATCGAACTGATCGAATTTTCCAACATTGACAGCTCAGAAATGACGCCACAGATGATGTTTGAGCTGTCTCAGCTCATTCGAAAACAGGTCGCACGGCGAAAGATTGACGGCATCGTGATTACTCACGGCACGGATACGCTGGAAGAAACCGCCTACATGATCGATTTGCTCACTGACTCGCCGCGACCTGTCGTGCTAACCGCTGCCATGCGCAGTTTTGACGATCCAGGAACCGACGTCCCGACAAATTTGTACGCCGCCGTAAAAGTTGCCTGCGCTGATGTTTGTCACGGAGTCGGAACTGTCGTCGTGATGAACGATGAAATTCACGCCGCCCGGGAAGTGCGAAAAACTTACACCAGCAATGTTGCAACGTTAGAATCTCCCGGTTATGGGCCTTTGGGGATCGTTGACGAGGACAATGTGATTATTTACCGCAAATCCCTGACAAAGGAATTTTTGCCTGCCGCTAAAATCGAGTTGCAGGTTCTTTTGCTGAAAATGTCCGCTGGCGACGATGGTTCACTGATTAAATTTGCCGTAGAAAACGGCGCGAAAGGTCTTGTCATCGAAGGCCTGGGTAGAGGAAATTTGCCCACGCTGGCGGCGGAAGAAACAATCCGCGCCATCAGATCGAATATTCCGGTAGTTTTGACGTCGCGCTGTTTCAAGGGACGCGTGCTTGGTATTTACGGCGGCAGCGGCGGCGGGAAAAAA
This region of Calditrichota bacterium genomic DNA includes:
- a CDS encoding asparaginase; translation: MPRKKLLLITTGGTIAMKRDTHSQIIAPAASGEELLASVPGIKKYADIELIEFSNIDSSEMTPQMMFELSQLIRKQVARRKIDGIVITHGTDTLEETAYMIDLLTDSPRPVVLTAAMRSFDDPGTDVPTNLYAAVKVACADVCHGVGTVVVMNDEIHAAREVRKTYTSNVATLESPGYGPLGIVDEDNVIIYRKSLTKEFLPAAKIELQVLLLKMSAGDDGSLIKFAVENGAKGLVIEGLGRGNLPTLAAEETIRAIRSNIPVVLTSRCFKGRVLGIYGGSGGGKKLHAAGIIYGGDLSGQKARIKLMVALGFASERGEIKKIFEQRMYRE
- a CDS encoding capsule assembly Wzi family protein, producing the protein MKNLTLLKKAKKCLLLLQMLFLWLAIPAFAQSNGSYFPLDDFIYHFLDYEINRGSFTPDFVLQQPYTFSQIFSEKVQETGADYFHVRWKRWLGNSGSKFILRASDHLKRDEVFLNRTRAEGGFFYHSKNFTIGNLTTFDQNYKRDPHFAGDLSESENWLYGRINEAYLNLNFNRFNFFIGRTKRNWGPVNDYSLILSDNPYSYDHALFQYTAKTFRFSMIFAQLEDLTGASFEKPDSLIPNCRKFLVGHRLDLMIRPNFQIGFTEMATYGGPGRDFEFSFMNPANFYYPVQRNDRRQMDGFWAVDLFYKPAKKWTVYGQFLIDDIIVNNEPGINDRAQYPDRFAGLISLRAGDLIFRGTNFNLTYNRVWNRTYQSKTTWENYHYRGLGLGYPCAGCEELKFEFGYWGKFPLYLHNKIIWGRYGDVSLQDVFLMIKEKFPITPVKNNFIEQFTIDYFFNPSLIFSADLIYRKDPNHYSNRTSDKSNLIFKFGFSYLFIQPLPFD
- a CDS encoding T9SS type A sorting domain-containing protein, with product MKKISLFVLTASVIIFLFIPLRAKAQQDKGSSLFKKIREKQSVSKTFIPMGKKRLSENVKQRIFNKMAEQRMAIRRMQPAEKHYSKIKKNFNPNQKALGSGVISGFVFEQDGVTPIQHQVTIEVFDDAVSYAGIDFVDDYDNYYEITDLETGDYYVWAVSGNYIDEFYDNAANFSDASLVHVQNGQVTANINFSLQPNTVGVGAISGNVTAPNGLPESNCIIEIYGENQNYQGSESVNANGDYLLSSLAAGNYKLLLRYYGDQNYASEWYENASNFSDATFISVTEGDTIKHVDFVLDWGGCIAGKIVRPDGSPLEQYDYVNLTVYDLDYNWVNSFPVDESGNFNISQLQTGSYKLQFEYDGMNNFFGGWYLEANNFESATPINVTAGDTVKNIIFTLREAGAISGRVTGPNGAPIEWEVEITAYDQTNEEVGFSQSEENGFYSISSLPSGKYKLFAEYTSMYAANIIQTPASEWFDGVYDETLAAWVDVTAGDTTKNIDFTLEAGGVIKGNVYSPENALLDYSGTVTAYDSTGKLIRQGINANLGMYMVAGLPTGSYKLYFIYNGEQNYLNEWYDGKSNFLAGDDVNVIAGHWTSGIDFTLDYVSGFKGMIKDASGNALTGETHYVLVYLIDPQTEEFAEGDVANELGGYNFKLHGVSYKIAACSGYGNWMSEDDSLSLTFYGQGHSLNDPNTETVAIIPDSIIGLDDITMQKATGSISGKVFVPITDELMTEGIYYIFAFDEDGCLAKFSAFEDESGPINGSYAVKGLRPGNYYLLALAQSQNFGVTIWATAQWYGDIFWNGSIEFLSPKMEIPQGAVPITVGTGDTPNIDFHLSMPTDVPSKSQPQVAKQYRLRQNYPNPFNPETTIQYEIPKATHVELSIYNLLGQMIQTLVDKKQSAGSYKLRWNASNLPSGIYFYHLKTKDFVKTRKCLFLK
- a CDS encoding thioredoxin fold domain-containing protein; this encodes MKSKFFVTGLILLLLFVGENNLIAQNPFDVKIVTVTAKAVPDTVFPASATAIEVVATIEPEFHINSNKPTEEYLIPTVVKFEPIAGVNFGETKYPKAKEAKFSFSEEPLSVYEGKITVKTSAEITQAVTIGKQIIKGSFSFQACNDVNCFAPQTLNFAVPIFVAEKKGAAAEVKAVAATPGEQASNASIVAGEIVKQEQPEQAVEFTSDELRAKRVLEKGLPYAILAFFIFGLAINLTPCVYPVIPLTVGYFGGQSGRSKGSAFVMALFYVVGIALVFAALGLISGLAGKQWGFLFQSSWFVIAVTVIILAMAASMFGAFEITIPAWLSSSLGKSREGNIGALVMGLTVGVVIAPCAAGIIIGLVGLVAKLGIVAKGTLLFFVMGLGLGVPYLFLATFSGLLNKLPQSGMWMVWIRKLFGVLLVGVALYFFLPQAKHVPNMSNFFFGLLAIFGGLLLGFLDHAPGYTKNFKIGRGIFGILVILLGIFLVNSSLTEKKAGINWIHYEQGTVEQLAAPGKPVFLDFYADWCAPCKEMDRKTFSDKKVIEKAKEFTMIKIDCTKPNETVKKFKAHWGVTGMPTFIFIDKNGNEVKDLRAIGFVGADKFLKMMEKGTK